CCGTAATTGGTGCAAGCAGTTTTTGCTCCAGATTTGGATTCTGCTGTTTGTTCTGAGCCAATTGATACGATCCACTCGCCAGCATCGCTGCTTTCTCTTGAATAAACAGTGCGCCCGCCGCAGGGTCTTTGGTACCCAGTGCATCCTGCTGGAAGTAACCTTTATCGTTCAGTTCCTTGATTTGAGTCAACGTTTTCACCCAAAACTCATCTGTCAGTTTGGCTTCGCCCGCTTCTACTTTGGTAAAAATGTCGTCACTCGGTGCATTGTTCATCACCATCGTATTCATGAATTGCCCTGGGCCAATGTCAGCTCCGGCAAAAGCAATCGGAATGATGCCATTGTCCTTCAGCTTCTGGCAAAGTGCCAGGAAGCCCTCCCAATCGGTTGGTGGCGTCAAGCCGTATTGTTCAAACAGTTTTACGTTATAGATTGGATCGTTATATACGAGTTGATACGGGATCGCATATTGCTTGCCATCATGCTGTCCTGATTCAATCAGCTTTGAATTGTAGGCCGACAAGAACGATGATCCAGTCAGATCCGTGAACAATCCGGCTTTGGTAAAGGCTTCAAACTGTGCACCCGGGAAGGAAGCAAATACATCTCCTACCGAACCGTCACTGATTTTGGATTGTACAGTGGACTGGTATTGATCGGAGGGCAGTGTCTGCATCTCCACGTTGATGTTCGGGTTTTCTTTTTCAAATGCGTCAATAGTCTTGTTGAGTGCTTCCACATCTTCTCCACGCCAGTGCATGAAGCTGATCGTAACT
This Paenibacillus xylanexedens DNA region includes the following protein-coding sequences:
- a CDS encoding ABC transporter substrate-binding protein, which codes for MKKNKKLILPLVSMLVMSILLSACGGGDNASSGENGSSGSGKVTISFMHWRGEDVEALNKTIDAFEKENPNINVEMQTLPSDQYQSTVQSKISDGSVGDVFASFPGAQFEAFTKAGLFTDLTGSSFLSAYNSKLIESGQHDGKQYAIPYQLVYNDPIYNVKLFEQYGLTPPTDWEGFLALCQKLKDNGIIPIAFAGADIGPGQFMNTMVMNNAPSDDIFTKVEAGEAKLTDEFWVKTLTQIKELNDKGYFQQDALGTKDPAAGALFIQEKAAMLASGSYQLAQNKQQNPNLEQKLLAPITVSADQAKYEGVHTTTFMLAVNSKSKHPEEAKKFIEFLSNPEVASDYANQTGQNVTVNDVKYDTPELQVAGEWATKKTVFQPRFTILNGDNQKAVTNSIQAVLSGTSPEEAAQQAQAIIDQHIGK